Within the Emys orbicularis isolate rEmyOrb1 chromosome 5, rEmyOrb1.hap1, whole genome shotgun sequence genome, the region TTCTCCAGATATTCAATAGGAATTTCTTGTTCTTCATCTCTTCCACGCAAGTAAATCCTATTTAAGCATTTctaaaagcagaaagaaaaaaaagtggacCAATTTACAAGAGAAGAATTAAAATCCAATTTATTTTCAACCCcctgaagctttttttttaaaatcccaataCCCTACACTCTTACCAAAGATTACCACCCTTAAATTAGTGAGTGAGTTTTGGGAGTACAGAAAGACTCTTCCATGTTTAGCTGACGGAGGCCAATGAGGTGGTGTTGGTTAACTGGcagaaaaatggtaaaaaaaaaaaaacaatataagAGAAACTATGCATCAATTCTTCAACATTGGCACTTAAAAGGTTCACTTGATTATTGAAAACAACATAAAAAGTTTTTTTGTGGagccatgttcccagtcaattaTATCCTTTTATTGGGGAATGTGAACAACTATTCTTGAAAATTATTGTTGCCTTTGTGGACACAAAAAGTAAATCTTTCACTTAAagacaaaatataaaacaaaagttCAAGTTCATCCTGCAACCCCAGTAcactaataaaaaaaagtttatttttctgtACTCCATACAATAAGGAAGTGATGTGTTAAGGGGCAGGTTCAATTAAAAGTTCCAACAacatttttttgatttttcagaccTTGTGATATGTAGAAAAGTTTTACTGCTGACTTATTAAAAAAAGGTATTTACTTATATTACTTTGCACTTCTGGCACCTTTTATCAGAAGATAACAAAGAGTATTGCCCTGAGATTATTTTTATCATCTTTTATAGGTGATGTGcaaaagagatgggtttgtgCCCTTTATTATGGTTTATGAAGAGAGCCAGAACAGTTAAAATAGAAGGCAGAAGAAAACGGTCTCTATAGCATTAGAAATTCATGTCTTGTCTAGTTTCTGGAGAACTATGATGATGCCATCAGAAGAGCTAAGAGTTGAAGAAAAGGAATTTTTAGTCAGCCTGTTTAAAACTTGTTTTGCTGACATCTACTTAATTCCAAAGGCTCATGAGCCCTTGGGAGAAATGGTGTCTCAGCAACCCCAAACACTCCAATGAACGTGAGAGTTCAGAAAATATCTTTGGAGCCCACCAAGAGGCCCTTTGGCAAAACAGGGGAAGACCAAACTTGAAATTCCCAattattgtaaaataaaaaatactcttatttttccaacacacacaccttttagCTCTCTCTATAAATAAAACAGCAAAAAAGGGGcaaaaactcaaaaaaaaaaacaaaaaaaaaactttactaaTTGAGAACCAGGCACAGAGAAATCAAATTTGCTCAATATCACAAATCATCTCTGTGGGAGAGCCAGCAATAGAACCAAGAATTCTTGACTCTTGGTCCAGTGCTTAAGTAGTAGTTTGCCTATCACTCCTACTATGAAGCTTGTCTATAGCTTATCTAAGTATCTACAGGTTTAAAGTAGCATGTTCAAATAATTCAGGCCAAAACCTGAGATTTTCTTAAAATGCTAAGATTGCAAAACTCAGTAAGAATAGAATGCGTCAGTGGCTTGAtatttggtggtggtgatggggcaATTCAAACTTTTTATTTAGATATTCCCCTGTAGTGATAGAAACCCAAACACCACAGCATTATGCCAGTACGTTCAGTGCAAGAAGTGCACTTGACTGGTCTAGATACATTGTCCTAgctgaatgaaatgcaaaaaaagtCAATAGCATAAATGATGTAAAgcaggggtagacaacctatggcacgcgtgccgaaggcggcacacgagctgattttcagtggcattcactctgcctgggtcctggacactggtccggggggctctgcattttaatttaattttaaatgaagcttcttaaacattttaaaaaccttatttactttacatacaacaatagtttagttatatattaaagacttatagaaagagaccttctaaaaacgttaaaatgtattaccggcatgcgaaaccttaaattagagtgaataaatgaagactcggcacaccacttctgaaaggttgccgacccctgatgtaaagtatactggatttttaaagttctttttattttaataatctaaAGTATTATTTGAAAGGATTTAAACATATGTCTGTCTCTAGTTTACAGTGTTCCTTTCATGTTCTTATATTTTTCACCTGGTTGTGTAATCACTGCAAACTCAGTAATTATGATCAGGAATGACAGTCTGAAAACCTTCTTGTTATCTTTTCACAAGATGTAAATACACAAATTAGTCATACTTTAAAGGAACAACAAATAAAATACAAGGCCAAATATGAAAACATAACAGGGTGTGGGATTCAGAAGAATGAACACAGGGCTCTGCGATGTTGTAACACTAGATGCCAAAAGCTAAGTGCCTTTGATACAACGTGCACAAAGGGAAGGGCACTTATGTATTTCTTTACAATTACACAGGGTGCAATATTTGCAAGAAAGATGCTTACTGTAAACTTATAGTCTGTTTTGTACATACTATAATATTCTTTATTTATACAGGTATACTATTTATGGGGATATTCTAATTTAAATTGAACTTTAAACACTGGAGTTTCCATGATCCTCAATGCTAGTGTAGCCTTatacccctccccttccccaatccAGCATTACCTGAACTTAGGAAGAGAGAAAATGTAAGGTGTTTGCCTTGTCACAAAATAGGAGTCAGGAAAATTGAAGTATCCCTTGACACATCAGCACCACCCAGAGCAATCTTTAAACACACAGATGCAGGAAGACTTGCAAAGATGTGAAGAGCAGTCCCTAAGCTTTCCAGGAATACATTAGACACATTAAATCCTGCCTGTACAGGTGACCAATTAGTCACACAATAGCTCCACGTTCTTCTGTTGGCTTTGCTAAGGCCCACAGAAAGCGATCAAGCCAAATCTACACCATACCTTATATGGTGTAGATTACTCTATAAAGTGAGAGTACCCCTCCATTCATACAAATACTTTGACATTGCTCTTATCTACTCTTATCAAGAAATATGTCCCGGACTGGCATAGGATTCCAAAAAAGAGCATTCTTCCCCCTAAGGAATAGTTACAGCAGTAGTAGAAAAATGCAATAAGGAAAGAGCAGCCCAACAGTCTTAACTGTGGTTAAATGTTTATAGCAAAGGGCTGGAAATTAGGACACCTGGGtactattcctggctttgcctctgactgtgaccttagacaagttgCTTACGGCCATACTTTCCCCTTGTCACAGAACAGATGGGCCTATAATCAAAGTCAAAAAAGTAAACAGCTATATGGCATCATATAGGAGCAAGCAGCCTCGACCATTCTCTCCTTGCCAGGGACAATCACTGAATAAAGTATGCATCCAGGCAAAAGGAAAGGAGTCAGGAACAGGCCACCTTGCACAGTGAATGCCCTTTCTCAAGGCAGCAGTAAAGATATTTGCATTGGAAACGAATACTGACGAGGGCTGGTAATAAAGTGTCAAAACTATACTGACAGAAAATAGGAAAATTTGAAAcccatccctcccccagtccaggTTTTCCAAACAGCTTTTAACACTGACTATATCAGCAACAGCTACACCTACATATCACATGAACCACATCAGAAAGGACAAGAACCTGAACACCAGAGAACCTATGACAAACAAGGCAAATGAGGCAGCAAGGCTTGCATCGGTATGGGCTTCAGAATGACTGAAAGCCAGAAAGAGGCACTTCTGATACCCATCTGTGACCCCAAAATCCATGGAATTTCCACTGTTTTTCCATTGTAATCTCCATCCAGCGTGTGGATTTTAGTACATTGCTCCCTGCCCACTAGTCCTGTGTTCTTTTGGGCAAAGTGGCTGAGCTCTGAATCCAAGTCATCTTACCTTCTCAGGCAGAACAGCTATATTGTCTCCTTAATCTCTATATGCTTCAGTTTTCTTTATCATCTCACAGGAGCATTGTGAGGCTTTTCTAATgtatgtaaagcactttgagattcttgatgatataaataggaaaaatattatttctaggCATTTTCCTGGACAGAAGTCCACTTTCTCTTCCCCAGCTTTATTTCCCAGACAGCTGTGTTGCCACTAGGTGACATGCCTGGCGTTGGTGTTTCAACACGAGCAGTCACAAGTTTAAAGATTCTGATACAGACCACTTGGGCTGAAGATTTGCTGGAAAGTAACTGAGATTTCTCAAGAAAACAGTTTTGTGGATACCTTAAAAATACACCACTTTCTATGGAGTATTAGAGAGTGCAACCTGGCAAAATAGTTCTACGCTCATGTAGGCAAAGATTTATAGGCAAGGCTCAGAGCTCAGATTGGTCAATCTGATCGCACTCTCATTCTTGCTAAATTCATAAAGTTTTATTTCTCACCTCAGGAGTGGCTCTGAGATAAATGATTCCATCTAGTTGAAGGCTTTGACCAAACTGTTTATTCATCCATTCATGCCAATCTTGGTAAATTGTCCATTCGGTCTCATTCATGCAATCAGATTCATATAAATTAGATGCAAAAATATACCTAAAACCCAAAAGATTTATTGAACAATGAGGAAATGTAAGTCATGTTATTTAAGTATCCAGTTCAATATGCTCTGCAATATCTAGGAATAAATGGATGAGCTACTTTTGTAGCCTGATTGATGTTTAGATTGCAAAAAACTCAATTGTCCATGAATAGTTTTGCTAAAACCTAACAGTTTTGTTCCACTGGCTCACCTGAAGGAGTCAGGTGACCTTATTACTAGATTGTATTTAACCCTTTGCTCTCTTTCTAGATGGCTGCAGTCTTGCCACCCACCTGGTCCCCTTCCCCGTGCTATTTCAGTTGCAGTTTCCCACAGAGTCATGCATAGCGGACATGTTCAGGGTTCAAACATACGCTCTATTACCTCTCTGCTAGATTCACCACCTTTTGGAGACTGCAACAAGAGCATTTAGGCCAGTACACATAGTTCCTCCACTGAAATCTGTCACACCATGGTAACTGGCTAAGACTATCCTCATGCACTATTAACCCCAAAATTGCTGACATGGGGCTCAATAGTGAAGTTCAaccccctgcagccagggggTTTCTCCCCTCAACCCTGCCCCCGCTTTTTTAAGAGGACAGAAAATTACATATATTTACTATAATTCAGTTAATAGAACAAAGTTATTGTTTGAGTTGGTAAAATGACCTCATTGTACAATAATACGGAGAGGAAGTGAACAATGGATTCACTGATATCGTAAACTCACCAGAGCCAGTCACAAACCACTGGTTCTGAAATGCTTATGAAAGCTCATCTGCTTTCTAGTCATTACAAGGATTCTCCTACTCAGCCAAGTGTCTTCAAATTAAACATACCTGTCACTATACACAGATCGCTCAAAGAAGACCACAGGGTTCTCCACCTCTCTGATTTTCCCATTAAGGGATTTGAGCTGAGCCCGGATTCTGCTCAGGCAGGCATACGTCTGGAAGGTGAAAGACCACCGGTCCGGTTTCTCATACATCATCTGGAGCACATTCCCCCCACTTTTCTGTGACGTCGTCAGCTCCTATTTTTAACAAAGTAAGTCACTCAATGATTATGGGGTCCAACTTATCTAATTTAGCTCTAAAATGCCCAAAATTGCTTACCATGACAAAATGGTGTAGCCTCTTTTTTCAAGCCTAGAATTGTCTCCACCTACTCTTAATCTCCAtttataaaagtgtgtgtgtcatTTGCACACATCTTAACTCCCTTTGTTGTGCTGAGGTGTTGAAACACTACAAATTGCATCCTGCACTTTTCTGAGACCCCCTGCGACATTGGGGCATAGTGTGTGAGAGCAAAACGCAACCGGTTTATATTTGGGAAAACACAATTATTAACTGTGCAGCATTTTACCTTTATACACCTATGGGGAAGATTTCACGCAAGGGTTTGCATGTCATATTCACCTCAGGCATATTGCAAAGCATGAGACACCAAATGTCAAATGCCTCAACACTTGAGTTAAATTCAGCAACCAATTATGTGTTTTGGACAAATAGTGTTCTGTTCCTTTTGTTGCCTTCAGGGCTGTTGTAGCCGTGTTactcccaggatatgagagagacaagatgtgtgaggtaatatcttttattcgaccaacagaagtgggtccaataaaagaattACCTCAGCCACATTGTCTTTCTGTTACTATAACATTTTAGGAACATCTTACTCATTTGACAGTATTTTTCATCTTTTGGAAGCATGGCAAATTGTTTCTTTTGAACAAATATTCCCAGGGCATGTCAGCTTCTCTTTGAGGAACAGCTTCAACCCTTGTCAATTTCAAGAACTACTGtgtctacattagcctttttactTTGTTGCTATTCCTGGTGGAGCTCCACAGGTTAGTCTCCACTATCTCTTGGCTATCTATGGTGAAGCCATTGTTGGCAACAGCAttttttaggaagaaaaaaaaagcctatGGATATGGCTGAACATGGATACTTTCAGCCTACAGTGTTTAAAATGCTTGGCGGTCTTAGGAGTTTTTAGTCACTATTTACAAACAatcttttaaacaaaatgaagaaCTGGCAGTACACAAAAAGCCAATCCCACACTTGCAAGCACTCCTTTTGCTCTGACACAGCAGTGTTAAATTTAATATCCAGCTGGCTTACCACATGCCATCTGTTATAGTTCACTTGATAACAGCTGCAGACATGACATCTAAGCAGATGGCTATATACACTCAACTTGTCATATGAGGACAAGAACATATTCCCCTATACACAGAATTAGAAATCTTCCTCTCTTAGCTGAATGAGTTACCTttagattttatttaattttattgtcCTGTATCATCATTAACAGCTGGAATGCCACTGCATGCAAATTTAGAAAACAGAACTTAACTGTGGGACATGAGCACTGCATGCTTTACAGCTTTTCTAGTAAAGATGACCTGACATTCAAACACAAAGCCCTTAGTTTGTACAAATGGATGTGGCAGCAAAAGGACTTAATCCATACTTTCTTGACAAAATTTCAGTGTTTGGACTCTAAGGAAAAAAGCATGGCTTAGGCGCTAATAGCACAGCACTTGGAATGCAGAATACTGGGCTTTAATctagactctgccactgacttaatgtgtgacctttggcaagtcacttaagctttCTATGCCTCGATTTCCCTACATGAAAAATAgaaaatacttccctacctcatgtggatgtttgtaaaatgctttgatatCCTTGGAAGGTAGGCATTATATAAACACAAAGTATTGTAGTGAGTCCTGTTAGTGCCTGCTATAGTTAAGGTCACAACACAATTTCTATTAGAACCTTGTGTTTTTATAAACTTAAAAAACCAAACAGctttccaaaacacacacacattttggccCAATATGCTTTATGCTTAGTCTGTTCCCAAAAGCTCTATTTATGTGGAAATTTTGAATAAAATGCCTTTATCTGTTTGAGTAATAAGACTGTGGAGGGGTGAGAGGAATACACATAGGGCTATATAAAGAAAATTACAAATTTTGTCTGGTCATAATCTTTCTACTGTGTGTGGGGAGCGGGGGTAGAGTGGAAAGGAGTGCCTTTGTTTTATGAAAAAAGTGGCTTTGATTTAACAAAGGTACAATTAAAAATGACTATGTAATGTGGACATCAGAAAACTTACTAATGATGATAATTACTATTTTGCACTTCTGTAATGGCTTGCCTCTAAGGACTTTTATAAAATGAGTACACGGACAATTTTTATAAACAGAGAAATGGGGAGCAGAAacttcccaactctgccactgacctgttgtgtgGCCTTGGGTAACAGAATCCAGGTCTGACTCCCATGCTTGTATTCTAACCACTAGAACACACTGCTCCCATCTGTCTTAAGGTGagcatataaatatatttaatgtgCATGTATGCTCACTAGTTACCTAGACTATCccagacaaacacttgtcagggatagtctaggcaTACTTAATTCTGCCTCCGCACAGGGGGATGAACTAGTGACTTCTTGAGATTCCTTCCAGGGCTAAATTTCTATTATAAATGGAAATATATCTGCTTAAGTTACACAATTAAGCAATATtcacttttccttttaaattttcaTTATTAATTAGCTGTAAAACTATAGTTAGATTGTTGGCATTTCAGTTGTAAATTTCTCAGTCAAAAATGCTATATGTTAAAGCTAAACTCCCCAGGATAATTTTATTATAGGCAGCTGTTTTTTGGCTACAAGTAACATTACCACATCGATGGCCACAGATACCAATCCTTGACTTGAAACAGGCAGTTAGAGGATCTCAACCATTATGAGCATTCATCTCCAAAAACTTGTTCATTGCAACCCAAAAGGGCTGTGAAAAGTTGCTTAGTTTGGATGATCTAGTACAATAACAAGCACATACTCTTCCCCATAAATGGTAGATGAGGCAAATGCCTTCACTGTTTAAAACTTTTGTTTAGTGCGTCAAAATACATTGTACTATTTTTTACATTTGAAAAAGTTCCTTTATGGCTCAGTGATAGCACTACTGTGCACAGATATCATGACTTGTGCCATTAGGTGGAAGCCATGAAGCAAGCTGAAATAGTGATAGATCCAGGTTTAGAAtgcaaaaatcaaaatcaaaaccagATTATATAAACAATTTAGTCAGCAGTTCACATTCTTTTGCCAAAGGTTTCAGAAGATATCTCCTGGGACATCTGAACTATTCTATGTTTTATTCACAGAGCTATATTAACAAATCTGAGTTGTCTCTTTCTAATACTTCCTTGTCGTgttttaggctatggctacactacacaacttttagcgacatggctgtgccgctacagctgtGATGCTAAAAGGCACACAgggtagctgctgtttgtcagcaggagagagctctccttccaacaaaaaacttccaccccacaCGAGCGACAGCagttctcctgccgacaaagcgctgttcacaccggcgctttttgtcggtaaaacttttgtcgttcgggggTGTGTGttgtgacaaaagttttgccgatgaagtgccagtatagacaaagcCAGTGGTGCACAAGTGGGAGAGGCTGCGCAAGCAAGGACTGGCATTTTTCCATTATCTGTGCTGATTAGGTGTAAATGATGTTTACTCTGTAATACACTTGTAAGTCTCGACAGCCGAAAGGATTACTATACTCCCCATACCTACTCTGTCTTAAACATGCACGAGTGTAAACACACATTCCATTTGAGCATCACAGGCTTGCTTAATAAGGGTCAAAACCTACAAAGGTGAAAGGAAGTCAAATGAATATGATGAGAGTTGATGAAACTGTTACTATcacaggtatatatacacagttcATATTTCTATTACTGTTTGATTAGAGTAGAAGAGGCCTTGATCCcaaagaagcagtttctccttgctCAATAATGGGCAAATAATATGAAATACTAATCTCAATAAAAATCAAAGGCTATCATCATACCTCATCATCCTCTTGGCAGCTTTGAACATTGCACCATCTTTCTACAGGCTCAGGAACAACTTCCCATTCCTGGCTAGCTTGTTTGAGAATATTCACAAATGTTGATTTTCCTGCAGCTGTTGGAAAAGAGCACAATAAATACGTCTGTCAGAAAGTAATGGAAATGGTTGTTAGCCACTAGACACAACATTTTCCAGGTTCCATCAAATGCAACCTCCGCTTCCCATGCATCACTGGTTTCATGAGAAGACCTCCCCAGTCCATTCTCCTCCTACAATATTACAGCATCCATATGTAGATTAGGTCTTGGAACAAGGTACAACGCCAATGAGATCAAACAAATCTCTTTTTCCCTTGTCTGTAACAACCATCAGTTGtataatattttctgtaaaaTTTCTGAAAATATAACCTGACCCTGACCTTGTGTGCAGACTATATTCTATAGCAGAGTAGCAGAAGCATGTTAGAACATATTAAAAAGGGAAGCTAATGATTATGGGGTGTTCATTGTGGAGCTAaaacaagggggaaaagtttACATTAAATACATCACTATATTCGTCACCTGGAATGAAATGCTATACTTAATGTCACAGAACAATTTTCACAAATAGCTTTTTAATTATTCATAACTTTCTAAGTTATGAACTAACTAAGCAAACATAATAgtttcagaaaaaaacagaaaaataattttcacCATTTTTCTATAAGGGTGAAAAAACTTCTTCTCGCTACTGtcaaactgccccccccccgcaagaaTGGATGAACATTAAACTTAGTACATGAATTATCCTCACTAAGCAAGTATGAAAAACCAGACATTAAGTTATTAATGAATGGAAACTGGCAATTGTGCATGCACTGCAGAAAATTTTAAGTCTGAATGCTTGAATCTAGGAATGAACTGCTCATTGAGTTCTTTTGTAAGTGCCCATGTAATATAAGTTATTAGCAGCTTAAGTTCATATCCTATACAATACTATGTATGGGCAACATAG harbors:
- the DCK gene encoding deoxycytidine kinase, encoding MATPPKRGRAQSGVKKIAIEGNIAAGKSTFVNILKQASQEWEVVPEPVERWCNVQSCQEDDEELTTSQKSGGNVLQMMYEKPDRWSFTFQTYACLSRIRAQLKSLNGKIREVENPVVFFERSVYSDRYIFASNLYESDCMNETEWTIYQDWHEWMNKQFGQSLQLDGIIYLRATPEKCLNRIYLRGRDEEQEIPIEYLEKLHYKHESWLQHRTLRTDFEYLEEVPILTLDVNEDFKGNKDQYENMIEKVKEFLSTL